cggtaggtaggtcgtagctagtcgtaggtactcgtggcatcaagtaggccggGGCGTTTTTCtgctagcctgatgaaaaatgtccacgagtaaaaaaggtcgtgaatttggtcatgaaagtgggacaagcccttaacttcCCAATGGTTGAATCTATGGAATCCTCTTtgcgagacacaaaatgctggagtaactctgcgggacaggcagcatctctggagagaaggaacgggtgacgtttcgggtcgagacccttcttcagacccgaaacgtcacccattccttctctccagaggtgctgcctgtcccactgagttactccagcattttgtgtctaccttccattgaaaccagcatctgcagttctttcctacacattttgtccgctccactgCCAAATCTCAAGGATTGTcttctttgaagaagttctcctcctctctccgccgAGAGTTCAGCAACGTCCTCTGTCCCCCCTCTGTGAAgaaaagatcagtctgaagaagggtctcgacctgaaacatcgcccactccttctctccagagatgctgcctgtcccgctgagttccaaaAGCATTTCAATGTACATCGGTGCATgcttcattaaactaaactgaaaactgaactgataaactaaactgattttgGTTTACTCTGTATTTCAtgcatcttcaatttcctccaatTCCAAAGCAAGAACAAGGTTTTGCACGATGACTCCATCCAGGTCGGTTCACAGATTTGCTTCAACCTGGCAGAAACGTGTGCTAGCTGCTCCTTCTATTTTCCTGCtgcatgagaaaaacatttcccctttcggtaagatatatatatatattttttaaatcaggcATTTTTCATCAACACAGTAAATCAAGGAAGAATGGGATTTTTTTCCTGTACAAATAGGGAGGCAATTTGCTTGTAAAACTTTGGCCAACGTTTACAGCAGTTTTATTGCTCCGAAGAATGTCCCATCTCCGTTTAATGCGATTTGTGCTTGTATACGTGGTATCACAAGTTCAAGCTCATCTCCCACTTCGAGCTGTGCAATGCCAGCAGTGAAACAAGAATTATTTGGGCAGCAAGCAGACATGTTCTGTATGCACCGGAACAGAATCACATTGGGCGCCTCATTACCAACAATGCTGGCCTTATTTCTTTTGATGAAATGCCCCATGGTAAATGTATTATCTTTGTACCACACTTGGCTGTATACCAGAAAGTAACCGGATTCTACCACCAGGATCTTGTTACCCTTCTTGTCCAGGGCACTTCCCTTTTTCAAACTCAGGATCCAGGGGACAGTAGTCGTCTCCATTTGGTTCTGACTTGTATCAGTTCTTCTTTCAACTCGGCACGATTGTTGTGGTCTTCCTGGTACACATTTGTGACAGTTACTTGGCCTGGCGACCCGTCTTTGGACATTGGAGGCAATCAGTTGCACGCAGGCCTGTTGCACGCCTTCAGAGATCGATCTGTTTATCCGAAATTTCATTCTGTCTTTTGATTTATCCTCAGGGGAGGGTCGCTTCTTGAAACGTTTACTAACCTGGCGGGCCGAACTGCTCCAGTTGGCTGCCTGGCCCTTATTTAATCTTGCCAGGGCTTCCAGGCGATCGAGGTGGAGTCTGTACGTATCTAGTTCCTCTCTCATCGACGAGATGTCTCCTTTCAGTGCAAGGACGTGGTGTAAAGCTACCACTGCCACGTAAGTCGACATCAGAGCTGCCGAGGTTAAGACACAGGCTGAGTAGATCAAGACTCGATGTTGTGTGTCGTGGCCAGACGTTTCTTGCTCTGTGTTCATCTTCATCACAAAGTTCCCTTTATGACGGAACTGTTGCAATAGTCCATCCGAAACACAAGTACCATTTCCTGTCAGCTGGTATCTGCATACCACGTGCCACATTATTGCTGCTTCTCCTTTCCAATCCGAATGCTTTTACAGTCTGCAGGCAAAGACTTGCGTTGTGCTTGCGTTCgtggtatgggtgacgtttcaagttgggacacttcttcagtctgagagtcatgggagagggaaatgagagatatagacagggaTGTCAAGAGGTtttagaaacgtcacccattccttctctccggtgatgctgcctgtcccgctgagtcactccagcgttttgtgtcggtCGAAGTGAATCTTGTACCTGTGACGGGGAAATTAAGCAAATAATCTACGGGTTTACTTTGCAGATGGAACAAATCAGCAGGTTTAGGTGAAACTTTCTTTCAGGGAGATTAATTAAGTAGTCTATCATTGGAAAGATAATCTGTCAAAGTAATGGGCTGTAGAAGGCTTCTTCATGCTTATTTTGTACCCTCACTGTTTGTATTGAGCATTGATTCATAAATATCTCTGATGTAAAGGAAATTCTGGATGTGATATATCTGTCCTAGTTACTAGAAACAGAGTAAGTCCTTTTTatcatagtttaaaaaaaaaaaattacagtagtGTGTGCAATTCGATAGGATGGTTTTAAATAACTGAGTATTTCATCATTCTCCACTAAGCCTGGACAATGCATTCCACATTTTAACTATTTGCTGCAGGGGAAACATGTTTCTTTTTAGATGTTACATTTGGTTCTTGTTaacagtggtggactggccagggtgtcagcttgcccgatggcaagtggacctctgatgaagtgggccccctatatcaaatgggcccctgatgaagtgggccccctttgtctcctggcaaccaatatttttagacccagttcgCCACTGTTTGTTAACATGCATAAAATGCAAATTTTAACGATGgcggctgcatttcttccattagcaaggcttactccttattctgaaactgtggcccctggttctggactcccccaacatcgggaacatgtttcctgcctctagcgtgtccaagcccttaacaatcttacatgtttcaatgagataccctctcatccttctaaactccagagtgtacaagcccagctactccattctctcagcatatgacagtcccgccatcccgggaattaaccttgtatgattatgatgtttccactggttggagagtctaggactagaggccacagcctcagaattaaaggacgtttctttaggaaggagatgcagggtggaatttctttagtcggaggtaaatctgtggaattctttgccacggaaggttatggaggctaagtcaatggatatttttaaggcagagataggtagtgcaggattagtgcaggaaagaactgcagatgctggtttaaattgaaggtagacacaaaatgctggagtaactcagtgggacaggcagcatctctggatgtttctccccttctctccagagatgctgcctgtcccgctgagattcttgattaatacgggtgtcaggagatATCTATGGTCCATGTACAGAGCACAATATCATAACCAAAATGGCCATTTCTGATACAAACATGAAACGAAAATTATATGTTTGTTCCATTTATTATTGAGTCACAAAGTCCACAGAAATGCCCAGACGGAAGATAAGGTCACCTatctgtgacaatacatctctgCAGATATCGCCCGATCTTCTGGGAGTTTCCACCAATCTCCTTTTGGTTTCGAATCCCATCAGCTTTGGCTTTCCCCctgtgtttgttgtttttttgtccttTTCCCTacactgtatgtatgtatttatgtatgtattgttagatctatgtagcAAGtttgtacctgcactgatgtaaggCACTTTGGTCGACGAGAGTTGTTTTTCAAtgcgctatagaaataaaattgacttgacttgacttgacttgactctatcaACTGGCCAGCTCCGTAAACTGTGGAATCACCTCAGCGTTTCTGGATTCCCGCTATCAGATATTACTTTTGTCCCATttctattctgttgtgctgctgctagtaagaatttcatagttctatctgggacatatgacaatgaaatactcttgactcttgactccccgATCCCCTGCTCTCTGCTCGTTATTTTAATGAAAATACTTTGACCTAAAATGCCGTCTTTGTTTCTCTGCCATAGTTGCTATCTGGTGAGTGTTTCTGtcatttttgttttagtttcagaTTTGACACATTTTTGCGGGgtttaaatttatttaaaatttcccctttcctGTGTCGTTCGTGCGGTGAGCAGAGCAAAACTGCGCGCTGTAATTGAAGAAATGAAACCATTTGTATATTTAGCCATTAAACTGTTTGTATACCATTAAACCATTGTACTCGAAGAAAGGGATGCATGCAGAAGCCTCCAGGTGGCGCATCCCAGGCAATGCtgatgacagaaactgtaccacagtgactgactgaagtagccaattcttcAACCActgaccgtcaaccgtcactgaccgaccggaacaGACGTGACGGAGAAGATGGcgggacacgaggaagaagaactcttggttcttggtttcttggtcctccaaaatattccaa
This genomic window from Leucoraja erinacea ecotype New England chromosome 37, Leri_hhj_1, whole genome shotgun sequence contains:
- the LOC129713911 gene encoding tumor necrosis factor ligand superfamily member 13B-like, whose product is MWHVVCRYQLTGNGTCVSDGLLQQFRHKGNFVMKMNTEQETSGHDTQHRVLIYSACVLTSAALMSTYVAVVALHHVLALKGDISSMREELDTYRLHLDRLEALARLNKGQAANWSSSARQVSKRFKKRPSPEDKSKDRMKFRINRSISEGVQQACVQLIASNVQRRVARPSNCHKCVPGRPQQSCRVERRTDTSQNQMETTTVPWILSLKKGSALDKKGNKILVVESGYFLVYSQVWYKDNTFTMGHFIKRNKASIVGNEAPNVILFRCIQNMSACCPNNSCFTAGIAQLEVGDELELVIPRIQAQIALNGDGTFFGAIKLL